In Streptomyces sp. NBC_00344, the genomic window TTCAGCAAGGCGCAGCAGGATTCGCTGCTGCCCGCGGTGGAGAACCGCTGGGTCACCCTCATCGCCGCGACCACCGAGAACCCGTACTTCTCGATCATCTCCCCGCTGCTCTCGCGCTCCTTGCTGCTCACCCTGGAATCGCTCACCGACGACGATCTCCGGGCGCTGCTGCGCCGGGCGCTGACCGAGGAGCGCGGCCTCGGCGGCGCGGTCACCCTGCAACAGGATGCCGAGGCGCATCTGCTGCGGATCTCCGGCGGTGACGCGCGCCGCGCGCTCACCGCGCTCGAAGCCGCGGCCGGGGCCGCGATGGCCAAGTCCGAGCCGGAGATCAGCCTGGAGACCGTGGAGGAGACCGTCGACCGCGCGGCGGTGACGTACGACCGGGACGGCGATCAGCACTACGACGTGGCCAGCGCCCTGATCAAGTCGATCCGTGGCTCGGACGTGGATGCCGCACTCCACTATCTGGCTCGCATGATCGAGGCGGGGGAGGATCCGAGGTTCATCGCCCGCCGGCTGATGATCTCGGCGAGCGAGGACATCGGGCTGGCCGACCCGGCCGCTCTTCCCACCGCCGTCGCCGCCGCCCAGGCGGTGGCACTGATCGGCTTCCCCGAGGCCGCGCTCACCCTGAGCCACGCCACCATCGCGCTGGCCCTCGCACCCAAGTCGAACACCGCCACCATGGCGATCTCCGCCGCCCGGGCGGATGTGCGCGACGGACTGGTGGGCCCGGTCCCCGCGCATCTGCGCGACGGCCATTACAAGGGCGCGGCCAAGCTCGGTCACGCCCAGGGCTACGTCTATCCGCACGATGTTCCGGGCGCGATCGCCGCCCAGCAGTACGCGCCGGACGCCGTGCACGGCAAGCGTTACTACGAGCCCACGAGGTACGGCGCCGAGGCGCGCTACGCGGATGTCGTGGAGAAGGTGCGCGAGCGGCTGGCGGGCGAGGGCGCCGAAGGGCGCCGGTGACCGCCGCGGTCAGCGGCCCTCGCCCAAGGAGCCGAAGAGGCTGTGCATGGCCCGGCGCAGTCCGGTCACATCGCGCACGGGCTCCGTGAAGTCGAAGCGCACGTCGAAGCTCCCGTCCCCGGTGAACCGCACCCGGAGGCCGAACCTGTCGAGTGCCACCGGTACCGCCGACCGCACGTGCGAGGCCCGCGCACCGAGCAGCCCGCGCAGCTCACACAGCTGCTCGCCGTGTGCGGCGTGCAGGTGCTGAAGCAGCTCGGCCTCGTGCCGGGAGAGCGGATCGGCGCAGGCCCCGGCGAGATCCTCAGGGTCCACGGCGGCCGGACCCCACAGATCGTCGACATGGATGTCGCCGGCCTCGAGCCGGAGCATCATCAGGCCCGCCGCCGCCCTGCCCGGGACGGTCGTGAGCCATCCCGACACCCAGGCCCGGCCCCGGATACGGTTCGGCATGGCGACCGGCGCGACATCCGTGATTTCCAGCACCGCCGCGAGTTCATCGCCCTGGGCGTGTGTGGCGGCCCGTACCACCGCTGAATCGGCCGGAAACAGCAGATACAGTTCGCCGTCCTGGCCCAGTGTCCGGCTGCGCGGCATCAGCTGATCGGTCCGGGCGCCTTCCACCCCGGTCACGAGCAGTACGGCCGAGCAGGTACTCTGTACGAGAGTTCGTGTGCGCTCGGCTGCTGACGGCATCCGGGCGGTTTCAAGTCCGCTGGGACGCGGCTGACCACGATCTGATCGGACCTCCGTCGTGTCGACGCCTTGGGCGTCGGCCTTCTTCGTGCTGTCCGTGATGTGACTGGTGTTCCCCGGACGCGACATGCGATCTCCTTGAGTAAGGTGAGCCTAACCTAACCCAACCATGGAGGTTTGGAGAACGTGCCTAACCAGTCGCGTCCCAAGGTCAAGAAGTCTCGCGCGCTCGGTATCGCGCTGACGCCGAAGGCTGTCAAGTACTTCGAGGCCCGTCCGTACCCGCCGGGCGAGCACGGCCGTGGCCGCAAGCAGAACTCGGACTACAAGGTCCGTCTGCTCGAGAAGCAGCGTCTGCGCGCCCAGTACGACATCAGCGAGCGCCAGATGGCGCGTGCCTACGACCGCGCCAAGAAGGCCGAAGGCAAGACGGGCGAGGCGCTGGTCGTCGAGCTCGAGCGCCGCCTCGACGCGCTGGTCCTGCGTTCGGGCATCGCCCGCACCATCTACCAGGCCCGCCAGATGGTCGTCCACGGCCACATCCAGGTCAACGGTGGCAAGGTCGACAAGCCGTCGTTCCGTGTCCGCCCCGACGACGTCGTGTCGGTCCGTGACCGCAGCCGCGACAAGGTCCCCTTCCAGGTCGCCCGTGAGGGTGGCTACGACACCGAGGGTGAGACCCCGCGCTACCTCCAGGTGAACCTGAAGGCCCTGGCCTTCCGCCTGGACCGTGACCCGAACCGCAAGGAAATCCCGGTCATCTGTGACGAGCAGCTGGTCGTCGAGTACTACGCCCGCTGATCCGGTCGTACCTCGCGCTTGAGCGTTTTGGCCCGTCGTCCCCCCGCCCCTTCCGGAGCGGGGGACGGCGGGTCTTCGCGTACCGGTCCGCGCAGCGCCCTGGCGACGGCCGCGTCGGGTGTCATCCGTGAACCCTCGGCGACGGCTGCCTCGTAGGACCTCGCGCCCAGTTGCTCACGAGCCTGCTTCTCGCAGCTGAGGTGCGGCGCGTTGTAGTACTTCGAACCGAAGAGCGGCAGCCCGACGGAGCCCCAGATCTCTCCGGCCGCGCCCTGCAACAGCGCCGCCTCGGCCGGCTCGCCGCCCTCCAGGGTGAGCAGCGCGATGAGTTCGAGCGCCAGCACCGTACCGAGCAGGTCGTGGAACGTGTGGCTGATCGTGACGCATTCGGCGAGCAGTTCCCTGGCCCGGCCCCTGTGCCCCTCGGCCCAGGACTGGAAGGCCAGCACATACAGCGCGTAGGACTGTGC contains:
- a CDS encoding replication-associated recombination protein A; this encodes MEPDLFTAAAEERQEKDPSSSPLAVRMRPRTLDEVVGQQHLLKQGSPLRRLVGEAGGGPAGPSSVLLWGPPGIGKTTLAYVVSQATQKRFVELSAITAGVKEVRAVIDGARRASGGYGKETVLFLDEIHRFSKAQQDSLLPAVENRWVTLIAATTENPYFSIISPLLSRSLLLTLESLTDDDLRALLRRALTEERGLGGAVTLQQDAEAHLLRISGGDARRALTALEAAAGAAMAKSEPEISLETVEETVDRAAVTYDRDGDQHYDVASALIKSIRGSDVDAALHYLARMIEAGEDPRFIARRLMISASEDIGLADPAALPTAVAAAQAVALIGFPEAALTLSHATIALALAPKSNTATMAISAARADVRDGLVGPVPAHLRDGHYKGAAKLGHAQGYVYPHDVPGAIAAQQYAPDAVHGKRYYEPTRYGAEARYADVVEKVRERLAGEGAEGRR
- a CDS encoding DUF2470 domain-containing protein, with protein sequence MPSAAERTRTLVQSTCSAVLLVTGVEGARTDQLMPRSRTLGQDGELYLLFPADSAVVRAATHAQGDELAAVLEITDVAPVAMPNRIRGRAWVSGWLTTVPGRAAAGLMMLRLEAGDIHVDDLWGPAAVDPEDLAGACADPLSRHEAELLQHLHAAHGEQLCELRGLLGARASHVRSAVPVALDRFGLRVRFTGDGSFDVRFDFTEPVRDVTGLRRAMHSLFGSLGEGR
- the rpsD gene encoding 30S ribosomal protein S4 — protein: MPNQSRPKVKKSRALGIALTPKAVKYFEARPYPPGEHGRGRKQNSDYKVRLLEKQRLRAQYDISERQMARAYDRAKKAEGKTGEALVVELERRLDALVLRSGIARTIYQARQMVVHGHIQVNGGKVDKPSFRVRPDDVVSVRDRSRDKVPFQVAREGGYDTEGETPRYLQVNLKALAFRLDRDPNRKEIPVICDEQLVVEYYAR